In Romeriopsis navalis LEGE 11480, one genomic interval encodes:
- the amt gene encoding ammonium transporter: MSSTPLDLLWVSLCACLVFLMQAGFLCLESGLTRTKNNINVALKNLTDFGISVLIFWACGYGFMFGDSWHGWLGTNHFFFEVGQGIAPQITSFFFQAMFCGTAVTILSGAVAERMRFTSYAVTALIISMVIYPVFGHWAWGGIIEQNPTGWLAQLGFVDFAGSTVVHSVGGWVALATVLIIGPRIGRFSRKRRGQDIQGSNIPLALLGCLTLWFGWFGFNGGSTLALNTQVPGIIANTLLAGAAGLMMALVLSWLTKVIVRTENLINGTLAGLVAITASCHAVTAVSAVVIGAIGTVAMWGTQHWLQRAKIDDAVGAIPVHLAAGAWGTIAVALFGDLSILATGLDRAHQMRIQILGVVVCGIWAFSSAYLLLQLLNRLTALRVSRRQEYMGLNIAEHGAENELFRLYSTMQSHVKTGDLSRRARVDAFSEVGQIATWYNRVMDSLENAITTTQTAADGLITISSQTYQITTANIACQNMFGMSNQELVGQSVMLLFDSATKRFCITDLLNELQQNPANGMCQEIIGRRQDGSRFPLEITVGEAKTSDRSFYTWILRDITERKANEAALKASEANARAKSQELAQVLSDLKQTQAKLIHSEKMSGLGQMVAGVAHEINNPANFIHSNIPHLTSYTEGLIQIIDEYKQQYPETNSQITAVEEEVDYNFIQADLKEVLKSMRNGSNRIRGIVKSLRNFSHLDEAGRKKSDIHEGIESTLLVLQHRLISKKQQIEIVKVYGDIPFVTCHMKQINQAIMNVLNNAIDSLDSHFANSKIEIQAQGKSLNSTLVKTSFAPRIYIQTQQLDAEHVSISIRDNGSGLEHERQSQIFDPFYTTKSVGQGTGLGLTISHQIIVDQHQGQITCNSTPDNGAEFVIILPIA; the protein is encoded by the coding sequence ATGTCTTCTACCCCCTTGGACCTACTTTGGGTCAGTTTGTGTGCCTGTCTCGTTTTCCTGATGCAGGCCGGGTTTCTTTGTCTTGAGTCAGGGCTCACCCGCACCAAGAACAATATCAACGTCGCTCTCAAAAATCTTACCGACTTCGGCATATCAGTACTGATTTTTTGGGCTTGTGGTTATGGATTCATGTTTGGTGATTCATGGCATGGCTGGTTAGGCACGAATCATTTCTTTTTCGAAGTCGGTCAAGGTATCGCACCGCAAATCACCAGTTTTTTCTTCCAAGCCATGTTCTGCGGCACTGCCGTGACGATCCTATCCGGCGCTGTGGCCGAACGGATGCGATTCACCAGTTATGCCGTGACCGCGCTAATTATTTCGATGGTGATCTACCCGGTATTTGGCCATTGGGCCTGGGGGGGAATCATCGAGCAAAATCCCACTGGCTGGTTAGCCCAATTAGGCTTTGTCGACTTTGCGGGATCAACGGTTGTGCATAGTGTCGGGGGGTGGGTCGCCCTCGCGACGGTCCTGATTATTGGCCCCCGGATCGGCCGCTTCTCACGCAAACGCCGTGGTCAAGATATTCAGGGTTCGAATATTCCCCTCGCCTTACTCGGTTGTCTCACCCTTTGGTTTGGCTGGTTTGGGTTCAACGGGGGCAGTACGCTGGCCTTAAACACCCAGGTTCCCGGCATCATTGCCAATACGCTATTAGCGGGTGCCGCAGGTCTAATGATGGCTCTGGTGCTCAGTTGGCTCACCAAAGTTATCGTCCGGACTGAGAATCTCATCAATGGCACCCTGGCCGGATTAGTCGCCATCACAGCTAGCTGCCATGCGGTAACGGCAGTTTCTGCCGTCGTGATTGGGGCGATCGGTACAGTTGCAATGTGGGGCACCCAACATTGGCTACAGCGAGCCAAAATTGATGATGCCGTCGGGGCAATCCCAGTGCATTTGGCCGCTGGTGCCTGGGGCACGATCGCCGTTGCCCTCTTTGGCGATCTCAGCATCTTGGCCACGGGGCTCGATCGCGCCCATCAAATGCGAATTCAAATATTAGGCGTCGTCGTCTGCGGAATTTGGGCTTTTTCGAGTGCTTACTTACTGCTACAACTGCTCAACCGGCTCACGGCGCTGCGGGTCAGTCGCCGACAAGAGTATATGGGCCTGAATATTGCAGAGCACGGGGCTGAGAACGAACTTTTCCGGCTATACAGCACAATGCAAAGCCATGTCAAAACCGGTGATCTCAGTCGGCGGGCACGCGTTGATGCTTTTAGTGAAGTTGGACAAATCGCCACGTGGTATAACCGCGTGATGGATTCTCTTGAAAATGCCATTACAACGACCCAAACGGCGGCAGACGGGTTGATTACGATTTCGAGTCAGACATATCAAATCACCACCGCCAATATCGCCTGCCAAAATATGTTTGGGATGAGCAATCAGGAATTGGTCGGCCAATCCGTCATGTTGCTGTTTGATTCAGCGACTAAACGATTTTGCATCACCGATCTGCTGAATGAATTGCAACAAAATCCGGCCAACGGCATGTGCCAAGAAATCATCGGACGGCGACAGGATGGTTCAAGATTTCCCTTAGAAATTACCGTGGGTGAAGCGAAAACGAGCGATCGCAGCTTCTACACCTGGATTCTACGAGACATTACCGAACGCAAAGCGAACGAAGCCGCACTCAAGGCATCGGAAGCCAATGCCCGTGCAAAATCCCAGGAACTCGCTCAAGTCCTCAGCGACTTAAAACAAACCCAGGCCAAACTGATTCATAGCGAAAAGATGTCGGGCTTAGGCCAGATGGTTGCCGGTGTAGCCCACGAAATTAATAACCCCGCGAACTTTATCCACAGTAATATTCCCCATCTGACTTCCTACACTGAGGGATTGATTCAAATTATTGATGAGTATAAGCAGCAGTATCCCGAGACGAACTCCCAAATTACCGCAGTTGAAGAGGAGGTTGACTACAACTTCATCCAAGCCGATCTCAAAGAAGTGCTTAAATCAATGCGCAATGGCAGCAATCGAATTCGTGGCATTGTCAAATCCCTGCGAAATTTTTCGCACTTAGATGAAGCTGGACGTAAAAAGTCGGATATTCACGAAGGCATCGAGAGTACCCTGCTTGTATTACAACATCGTCTTATCAGCAAAAAACAACAGATTGAGATTGTCAAGGTATATGGGGATATTCCATTCGTAACTTGCCACATGAAGCAAATCAACCAAGCCATCATGAATGTATTGAACAACGCAATTGACTCACTCGATTCACATTTTGCAAACAGCAAAATCGAAATTCAAGCACAGGGGAAATCACTCAATTCAACACTCGTCAAAACATCCTTTGCACCCCGCATCTACATTCAGACACAGCAACTTGATGCTGAGCATGTCAGCATTAGTATTCGCGATAATGGTAGTGGCCTTGAGCATGAGCGTCAAAGCCAAATATTCGACCCCTTCTACACCACTAAATCAGTCGGTCAAGGCACGGGCCTTGGCCTCACGATTAGTCATCAAATTATCGTTGACCAACATCAAGGGCAAATCACTTGCAATTCAACCCCAGATAATGGCGCAGAGTTCGTCATCATATTACCGATCGCCTAA
- a CDS encoding polysaccharide biosynthesis/export family protein, which yields MFYRHCLLISFLPLLLAPLSAMAKPVETDVAAFSTPLPPGYLPQRSIPPTALKVATGSSLQPDRQLSELTYTLGPGDVVAITVYDHPEFTGEQMILPDGAITLPLLGRVSAERQTAAQLQQVITQRLQRWLKQPVVTVGVKQLRSLRINIAGEVLRPGPIRLSGLKSEEVRTASNQFSVPTLSEALLLAGGITRKADIRRVTLRRAQSNGTISEQTINLWEALRSPQLNTDPILMDGDAIYIPTTSGESDVDRRLVARANFSPRTVRVRVVGEVKRPGEVEVAPDGTLSSAVAIAGGPTDKGRLDKVVFVRMNPQGQLDRQEVDLKNLTDTYQVQDGDVLLVPKDGGRNFLDVASQALGPFGLLFNLFR from the coding sequence ATGTTTTATCGTCACTGTCTATTGATCAGTTTTTTGCCGTTACTACTAGCGCCGCTGTCGGCGATGGCAAAACCAGTCGAAACCGATGTTGCGGCTTTTAGTACGCCGTTGCCACCGGGCTACTTACCCCAGCGTTCGATTCCCCCAACTGCTTTGAAAGTTGCGACTGGCTCAAGTCTTCAACCCGATCGGCAATTATCAGAACTCACCTATACCTTAGGCCCGGGTGATGTGGTGGCAATTACGGTTTACGATCATCCGGAGTTTACGGGTGAGCAGATGATTCTGCCGGATGGCGCAATTACTTTGCCATTGCTGGGACGTGTATCAGCTGAGCGACAGACCGCCGCTCAACTGCAGCAAGTAATCACGCAACGACTGCAGCGTTGGTTAAAACAACCAGTCGTGACCGTTGGCGTCAAGCAACTGCGATCGTTGCGCATTAATATTGCCGGCGAAGTGTTGCGTCCCGGTCCGATTCGTCTATCGGGACTGAAATCGGAGGAAGTTCGGACAGCGAGTAATCAGTTCTCGGTGCCGACGCTTAGTGAAGCACTGTTGTTAGCCGGTGGAATTACGCGTAAAGCGGATATTCGGCGTGTGACCTTACGGCGCGCCCAATCCAATGGCACGATTTCGGAACAGACGATTAATCTTTGGGAAGCACTCCGATCACCACAGCTCAACACCGATCCAATTTTGATGGATGGTGATGCGATTTATATTCCCACAACATCGGGAGAGAGTGATGTTGATCGGCGCTTAGTCGCCCGCGCGAATTTCTCACCGAGGACTGTGCGAGTTCGGGTCGTGGGTGAAGTGAAGCGACCGGGTGAGGTCGAAGTGGCACCGGATGGCACCCTCTCTAGTGCGGTGGCGATTGCCGGTGGTCCGACGGATAAAGGGCGGTTAGATAAGGTGGTGTTTGTTCGGATGAATCCTCAGGGACAACTCGATCGTCAAGAAGTTGATCTGAAAAATCTAACAGATACCTACCAAGTGCAAGATGGGGATGTTTTGCTGGTGCCAAAGGATGGTGGCCGCAATTTCCTGGATGTTGCATCACAGGCATTAGGGCCATTTGGCTTGCTATTTAATCTGTTCCGCTAG
- a CDS encoding GumC family protein produces MQSSSTSQDYVDLQQVSQSIRRRWLPASLVFGAVLGATFLITSVQKPIYQSQGKLRFDKDDRASSLAGLSQEFGGLSGLTNSSNPLQTESEIIKSEPLLQKTIQQLQLKDKTEEDLEPEDLLKRLQIKVVRGTDILAVSYRSTDPQEAATVVNQLISNYLDHHKRTNRAEAVAARKFITKQLPEVETRVLVAEQSLRQFKEENQIVALDEEAKIVVSGLNQLTDRLTATRTELASVTSKMSVLGSRLGVNAQTGIALTALSQSEAVQQSLREYRQVQDNLVVQQTRYQDEHPAVQKLQRKAAALKSQLRLRVNQVIGSPQTDVDGKLNISKLEQSITADLVNLEAERLGLRNRLSVLTSAMGQSQQRANVLPQLEQNQRELERRLHVARSTYEELLKRLQEVQIIENQNIGNVQIVANANIPKKSVSPKLALNLLLGGFIAVALSAAMIWLLESLDNTVKDLEEAKRIVDYPVLGQIPTLTMPTTSTLALPLREATYSPANVAFEMLQTNLGFTLTDKALKVITITSSLPNEGKSFVAANLAIATAQMGKRVLLIDADMRCPTQHTAWELHNLKGLSDVLVGQADVMACSTKVMSNLHVLTAGTIPPNPTALLNSQGMRDLIAVVSDAFDFVIIDTPPVSVVADGLLTGQLSDGVMLVVRPGTVNTKALAAAQSALTHSGETVLGVAFNGVKTKMTYGGYYYIDRYQQPHTALKPHLDEQLPDSVPAPSQAETVLRSLMGAKKLKR; encoded by the coding sequence ATGCAATCATCATCTACCAGCCAGGACTATGTTGACCTCCAGCAGGTCAGTCAATCAATCAGGCGGCGTTGGCTGCCAGCAAGCCTGGTGTTTGGTGCAGTATTAGGTGCGACTTTTTTAATCACTAGCGTACAAAAACCAATTTATCAATCCCAGGGAAAGTTGCGGTTTGATAAGGATGATCGAGCTTCTTCCCTGGCCGGTTTGTCACAGGAATTCGGGGGATTAAGTGGTTTGACCAACTCAAGTAACCCCTTACAAACCGAATCAGAAATTATCAAATCGGAACCTTTACTGCAGAAAACAATTCAGCAGCTCCAGCTCAAAGATAAAACCGAAGAAGATTTGGAGCCGGAGGACTTACTCAAACGGTTGCAAATTAAAGTTGTGCGTGGCACCGATATTTTAGCCGTATCGTATCGCAGTACTGATCCCCAGGAAGCAGCGACGGTGGTCAATCAGTTGATTAGTAATTATCTGGATCACCATAAGCGAACAAACCGTGCTGAGGCTGTGGCTGCGCGTAAATTTATCACAAAGCAGCTACCGGAAGTTGAGACCCGTGTGTTGGTCGCCGAGCAGTCTCTACGACAATTTAAAGAAGAGAACCAAATCGTTGCCTTGGATGAAGAAGCCAAGATTGTGGTCAGTGGTTTGAACCAACTCACGGATCGTTTGACCGCAACCCGCACCGAATTAGCCTCTGTGACTTCAAAGATGTCGGTGCTGGGATCACGGCTTGGCGTAAATGCGCAAACTGGCATTGCTTTAACTGCCCTGAGTCAATCCGAAGCCGTGCAACAGTCGCTGCGTGAGTATCGGCAAGTGCAGGACAACTTGGTGGTGCAGCAGACTCGATATCAAGATGAGCATCCTGCAGTACAGAAATTACAGCGGAAGGCCGCAGCCTTAAAGTCGCAACTCAGATTGCGGGTGAATCAGGTGATTGGATCGCCTCAGACTGATGTGGATGGCAAATTGAATATTAGTAAGCTAGAGCAGTCAATCACGGCTGATTTAGTTAATCTGGAAGCTGAAAGATTAGGTTTACGCAATCGTTTGTCCGTGCTGACGAGTGCGATGGGACAGTCACAACAGCGAGCGAATGTGCTACCACAGCTAGAGCAAAATCAGCGTGAGTTAGAACGTCGTTTGCACGTTGCGCGTTCAACCTATGAGGAGTTACTCAAGCGCCTGCAAGAAGTCCAAATTATTGAAAATCAGAATATTGGGAATGTGCAAATCGTCGCTAATGCTAATATTCCGAAGAAGTCTGTTTCGCCAAAGCTTGCCTTAAACTTATTGCTCGGTGGATTTATTGCGGTGGCCTTGTCGGCGGCCATGATTTGGTTACTAGAGTCTTTAGATAATACGGTGAAAGACCTCGAGGAAGCGAAGCGGATTGTTGATTATCCGGTGCTGGGACAAATTCCGACGTTGACGATGCCCACCACATCTACATTGGCTTTACCATTGCGCGAGGCGACCTACTCGCCAGCCAATGTCGCGTTTGAGATGTTGCAGACGAATCTTGGCTTTACCTTGACCGATAAGGCGTTGAAGGTGATTACGATTACAAGTTCCCTGCCGAATGAGGGTAAATCTTTCGTGGCGGCGAATCTGGCGATCGCGACGGCCCAAATGGGTAAGCGAGTGCTGTTGATTGATGCCGATATGCGATGTCCGACGCAACATACGGCCTGGGAATTACATAACTTGAAGGGGTTGAGTGACGTTTTAGTGGGCCAAGCTGATGTCATGGCTTGTAGCACGAAGGTGATGAGTAATCTGCATGTGTTGACGGCGGGGACGATTCCGCCGAATCCGACTGCCTTGTTGAATTCTCAGGGTATGAGGGATTTGATTGCGGTTGTGTCAGATGCCTTTGATTTCGTGATTATTGACACTCCGCCAGTTAGTGTTGTGGCGGATGGCTTACTTACAGGGCAATTATCCGATGGGGTCATGCTGGTGGTTCGTCCTGGAACTGTCAATACCAAGGCCCTAGCCGCAGCCCAATCGGCGCTTACGCATTCTGGTGAAACGGTCCTCGGTGTTGCCTTTAATGGGGTGAAGACGAAAATGACCTACGGCGGTTACTACTATATCGATCGCTACCAACAACCTCATACAGCTTTGAAGCCGCATCTGGATGAACAGTTACCCGATTCCGTACCAGCGCCGAGTCAGGCCGAAACGGTTTTGCGATCGCTGATGGGTGCCAAAAAACTGAAGCGCTAA